In Ruminiclostridium papyrosolvens DSM 2782, the following proteins share a genomic window:
- a CDS encoding DUF5305 family protein produces the protein MESRNRQLLIFIVGIGLVVSVAWTYINFKSNPTEVPMPGVTLSVIPEYKIESGTDLTVWPKGTIFEQGRAAYFYAAKPKITTTPIIKINGMNEGLIHGTFKSRVLIQSIDEKSQIYWSHKLNESPLNEFTLSSGKAFNQNSGMVLDIPDAYSKVTKIGEELLFQSGLFQLLVVSDIKVSGTVNGVPIEKSIVHTLPINLQQTSFTIPKSQEITSKISLIAEGKVPALTENLLRIIQFNIIPFVIDFILLLLLVALYILKQMGKPKAAKDHTRFKEWITDGSVEVKDRQDIQILSLEGLVDLAIDLDKRVIYDSKVNRYYVLAEDIVYIYDTEKTNSILENKQQLGKLLLDRELIKPEQLEIGLYHQKKFGIRLGESLLALGYIDETGLYSTLASQSAIDYYELNPEKEKVDTKWIDKLSVRQAKALMAIPLGVSSDERLVIACSQTSREGITDVLQEIFNRKVHIVASRPSAIYEILEAIEKNETEKKNDVISDPVEKDPNKRMGEEDRKHFIDSYHRGYLRQELFLKALGFLDANLLIQIPEKENILSWMLRNNIINRDMANLIKGLSAAIKAIERRERYEHKLPDLLELLYHSNYITHKTKDWLTLEVATQAIPLLDLIRNNLIASQDTLADALIILETLEALVAY, from the coding sequence ATGGAAAGTCGAAACAGACAATTACTTATTTTTATTGTCGGTATCGGACTAGTAGTTTCAGTTGCGTGGACATATATCAATTTTAAGTCCAATCCAACTGAGGTACCGATGCCGGGCGTTACTCTGTCCGTAATCCCTGAATATAAAATTGAATCGGGAACGGACTTAACAGTATGGCCAAAGGGTACCATTTTTGAACAAGGAAGAGCAGCTTACTTCTATGCAGCTAAACCAAAGATAACAACAACACCTATCATAAAAATTAATGGCATGAATGAAGGCTTAATTCATGGAACTTTTAAATCCAGAGTTTTAATACAGTCAATTGATGAAAAATCACAGATTTATTGGAGCCATAAACTTAATGAATCCCCGCTGAACGAATTTACATTATCTTCAGGAAAAGCTTTTAATCAAAATTCGGGAATGGTTCTGGATATACCTGACGCTTACAGTAAGGTTACCAAAATTGGTGAAGAGCTGCTGTTTCAAAGCGGTCTCTTTCAGTTGCTTGTAGTTTCAGATATTAAAGTAAGCGGTACCGTAAATGGTGTACCTATTGAAAAAAGTATTGTTCATACTCTTCCTATTAATTTGCAACAAACAAGCTTTACCATACCAAAATCGCAAGAAATCACCTCGAAAATTTCTTTGATAGCGGAAGGTAAGGTCCCTGCCTTGACAGAAAACCTTCTTCGAATAATACAGTTTAATATAATTCCCTTTGTCATAGACTTTATTTTGTTGTTATTGCTGGTTGCTCTTTACATTTTGAAGCAAATGGGAAAACCAAAAGCGGCGAAGGATCATACCCGTTTTAAAGAATGGATTACAGATGGCAGTGTTGAGGTAAAGGACAGACAAGACATTCAGATACTTTCTTTGGAGGGTCTTGTTGATTTGGCCATTGATTTGGATAAACGGGTAATCTATGATTCTAAAGTTAATCGTTACTATGTATTGGCAGAAGATATTGTATATATTTATGATACAGAAAAAACCAATTCAATTCTGGAGAATAAACAGCAATTGGGAAAATTACTTCTTGATAGGGAACTAATTAAGCCGGAACAGCTTGAAATTGGTCTTTATCATCAGAAAAAATTTGGAATACGTCTGGGGGAAAGCTTGCTTGCACTGGGTTATATTGATGAAACAGGACTATATAGTACCCTTGCTTCGCAAAGTGCGATTGATTATTATGAATTAAACCCTGAAAAAGAGAAAGTTGACACAAAATGGATAGATAAGCTAAGCGTCCGACAGGCAAAAGCCCTTATGGCAATTCCTTTAGGCGTAAGTTCCGATGAAAGATTGGTGATTGCCTGCAGTCAAACCTCCAGAGAAGGAATTACTGATGTCTTGCAGGAGATTTTTAACCGGAAGGTTCACATCGTAGCTTCAAGACCTTCTGCAATCTATGAGATTCTTGAAGCCATAGAGAAAAATGAGACGGAAAAGAAAAATGATGTAATTTCTGACCCTGTAGAAAAAGACCCCAATAAACGAATGGGAGAAGAAGACAGAAAACACTTTATAGATTCCTACCACCGAGGATACTTGCGTCAGGAATTATTTCTAAAGGCTCTGGGCTTTTTAGACGCCAACCTTTTAATCCAGATACCGGAGAAGGAAAATATTTTAAGCTGGATGTTGCGTAACAATATAATCAATAGAGATATGGCAAACTTAATAAAGGGTCTTTCCGCAGCCATTAAAGCTATAGAAAGAAGAGAGCGGTATGAGCATAAGTTACCTGATTTATTGGAGCTATTATATCACTCAAACTATATTACCCATAAGACAAAAGATTGGTTGACGTTGGAAGTCGCAACACAGGCTATACCCCTGCTTGACCTTATTCGTAATAATTTAATTGCCTCACAGGATACTCTGGCAGATGCGTTAATTATATTGGAAACTCTGGAAGCCCTTGTAGCATATTGA
- a CDS encoding DUF5605 domain-containing protein, whose product MDNFTYLRQVEKWGLQEVICKGHSTGNPFVDFKIKGIFKSKNQTVEVDGFYDGNGIYKVRFMPSFEEEYTFEITGNFSNEQYSGSFTVLPSVEDNHGPVRTANTYHFAYEDGTPYYPVGTTCYVWALQPQEVQEETLNTLRDTAFNKIRFCIFPKHYDYNFKEPISYPYVGTPCDSSNITKENFSKYYSSFEGNDWDYTRFNPEHFRHLEECIQKLCELSIEADLILMHPYDRWGFSSMSAENDELYLRYVVARFAAYRNVWWSLANEYDLMPQKSIQDWERFAEIVCQCDPYSHLRSIHNCIPFYNYSQPWITHCCIQRQDLYKSAELVAEWREQYKKPIVLDEIAYEGNIQHGWGNISGKELVRRFWEATCRGGYAGHGETFMNTNDVIWWSHGGKLHGESAERLKFLYSVLKETPGVGLKPLASSWDEVVATTQSPISPMSIENNYYIYYYSFMRPSFRDFYFDDKSKFVAEVIDTWEMTIEEKGTFSGKFRIDLPGKEYMAIRIRKIKET is encoded by the coding sequence ATGGACAATTTTACGTATTTAAGGCAAGTGGAAAAATGGGGGTTGCAGGAAGTAATATGTAAAGGACACTCTACCGGGAATCCTTTTGTTGATTTCAAAATTAAAGGCATATTTAAAAGTAAAAACCAAACTGTCGAAGTAGATGGATTTTACGATGGAAACGGCATTTATAAAGTTCGGTTTATGCCTTCCTTTGAAGAAGAATATACTTTTGAGATTACAGGAAATTTCTCAAATGAACAATACAGTGGCAGTTTTACCGTACTGCCTTCTGTGGAGGACAATCATGGTCCGGTTCGGACTGCAAACACATATCATTTTGCATACGAGGACGGGACTCCGTATTACCCGGTGGGGACTACCTGCTATGTATGGGCTTTACAGCCTCAGGAAGTACAGGAAGAAACTCTGAATACATTGAGGGACACTGCTTTTAATAAAATTAGATTTTGTATATTTCCTAAGCACTACGATTACAACTTCAAAGAACCTATTTCTTATCCATATGTTGGAACGCCCTGTGACAGTTCAAATATTACCAAGGAGAATTTTTCAAAATATTATTCTTCTTTTGAAGGAAACGATTGGGACTATACCAGGTTTAACCCTGAACATTTCCGTCATTTGGAAGAATGCATACAGAAATTATGCGAGTTATCTATAGAAGCGGATTTAATTCTTATGCACCCTTACGACAGATGGGGCTTCAGTTCTATGAGTGCTGAAAACGACGAACTATATTTAAGATATGTTGTAGCAAGGTTTGCTGCGTATCGTAATGTATGGTGGTCTTTGGCTAATGAATATGATCTTATGCCTCAAAAATCTATTCAGGATTGGGAAAGGTTTGCCGAAATTGTTTGTCAGTGCGATCCATATTCACACTTGCGCTCAATTCATAACTGCATACCATTTTATAACTATTCGCAGCCTTGGATTACACACTGCTGTATACAGAGACAGGATTTATATAAATCAGCAGAGCTTGTAGCGGAGTGGAGAGAGCAGTATAAAAAACCAATTGTATTAGATGAAATTGCTTATGAAGGAAATATTCAGCACGGTTGGGGCAATATCAGCGGAAAAGAGCTTGTACGCAGATTTTGGGAGGCGACTTGCCGGGGAGGATACGCCGGACATGGCGAAACTTTTATGAACACCAATGATGTTATCTGGTGGTCACACGGCGGTAAGCTGCATGGGGAGAGCGCTGAGCGTCTGAAATTCTTGTATTCTGTATTAAAAGAAACCCCGGGTGTAGGGTTGAAGCCTCTTGCGTCTTCCTGGGATGAAGTAGTGGCTACAACACAAAGCCCCATTTCTCCTATGAGTATTGAAAACAATTATTATATATATTACTATAGTTTTATGAGACCTTCATTCAGGGACTTTTATTTTGACGATAAAAGCAAATTTGTTGCTGAGGTTATCGACACTTGGGAGATGACTATTGAA
- a CDS encoding MFS transporter has product MIKKIKANIRELHTFLLLWITQSFSTLGSAMTNFALVIWSYQQQGSALTTSLLAICSYAPYVLLSIFAGALSDRWNKKTTMLISDSFAAFCTVSVLLLLTTGKLQIWHLYLINTLNGLMNTVQQPASEVTVSLLTPKKHYQKVSGMRSFSNSLVTILTPVIATALLSFTSIKFVILFDLITYFTAFVALLCFIKIPKVIEHSNTVKETVLQSAKSGFQYLKDNRGILDLILFLAVINFTASIFNAALPAMMLSRTGGGEVALGMVNTVTGIATLVGSILVSVLPPPKSRVRVICNSLLFAMSTENFILAFGRSTWVWCLGATLGWIFIPVMGANMDVLFRSKIPIEMQGRVYSVRNTLQFFTIPLGYLCGGIFVDRVFEPFMAEQPISSIWVTLFGSGKGSGAALLFFVIGIFGSLSCLPFRRDKHIWKLEK; this is encoded by the coding sequence ATGATTAAAAAAATAAAAGCTAACATCAGGGAACTTCATACTTTCCTTTTGTTATGGATTACGCAGTCATTTTCGACACTTGGTAGTGCAATGACTAACTTTGCACTGGTGATTTGGTCTTATCAGCAGCAAGGGTCTGCCCTTACCACTTCGTTACTGGCTATTTGTTCTTATGCACCTTATGTTCTGTTAAGTATATTCGCAGGAGCACTTAGCGACCGCTGGAACAAGAAGACCACCATGCTTATTAGCGACAGCTTTGCGGCATTTTGTACCGTTTCGGTACTGCTTCTTTTGACAACGGGTAAACTTCAGATTTGGCACCTGTATTTGATTAACACATTGAATGGATTGATGAACACAGTACAACAACCGGCATCAGAAGTCACCGTCAGCTTGTTGACTCCTAAAAAGCACTATCAGAAGGTCAGTGGTATGCGCTCCTTCTCCAATTCGCTGGTTACAATACTTACACCTGTAATTGCAACGGCATTGCTTTCTTTTACAAGCATTAAGTTCGTAATCCTATTTGATTTGATTACATATTTCACGGCATTTGTTGCGCTGTTATGCTTTATCAAAATCCCTAAAGTAATTGAACATAGCAATACTGTCAAAGAGACGGTGCTGCAGTCTGCAAAAAGTGGATTTCAATATCTCAAGGATAATCGTGGAATTCTGGATTTGATATTGTTTTTGGCGGTAATCAATTTTACTGCCTCCATCTTCAATGCTGCGTTGCCTGCAATGATGCTCTCACGCACCGGAGGAGGAGAGGTTGCCCTTGGTATGGTAAATACCGTAACCGGAATAGCAACCCTGGTTGGAAGTATTTTAGTTTCTGTTCTGCCACCTCCAAAAAGTAGGGTTAGGGTTATTTGTAATTCCTTGCTTTTTGCCATGAGTACAGAAAATTTCATTCTTGCTTTCGGCAGGTCTACGTGGGTTTGGTGTTTAGGTGCGACATTAGGTTGGATATTTATCCCTGTTATGGGAGCAAATATGGATGTGCTTTTCCGTTCAAAGATACCTATTGAAATGCAGGGACGTGTCTATTCCGTGAGGAATACATTACAGTTTTTCACCATCCCTTTAGGATATCTGTGTGGCGGTATTTTTGTTGACAGAGTGTTTGAACCATTTATGGCAGAGCAACCCATAAGTAGTATATGGGTTACATTGTTCGGCTCCGGAAAAGGCTCAGGAGCAGCTCTGCTGTTTTTTGTAATCGGAATTTTCGGCTCATTGTCCTGTCTGCCATTTCGAAGGGACAAACATATCTGGAAATTGGAAAAATAG